Genomic DNA from Pelosinus sp. UFO1:
CGGAAAGAGGTTTATTTTATTTAAAAACATAAAATAGGAGGATATTATGAAATTAGACTCTAAGATTGTACACATTGGTGTCTGTACGGATACAAAAACAGGAGCGCTAAGCACACCTATCTATCAATCCGCTACCTTTCGACACCCGGCTCTTGGTGAGAGTACTGGTTTTGATTATACCCGTAGCCAAAATCCTACAAGAAAAGTATTAGAAGAGGGAATTGCTACATTAGAAGGTGGTGCAGTAGGATTAGCCTTTTCTTCAGGCATGGCTGCGATTACGGCGATACTAATGATTTATAAGTCAGGAGATCATTTAGTTGTAGTAGAAGATTGTTATGGCGGTACTTATAGAGTAATCGATAAGATATTCAGTAATTTTGGGTTAACGGTAAGTTTTGTAGACGGCAGTAGTAAAGAAGAGGTAGCGCAGGCGATTACACCTCTAACGAAGGCTATTTTGGTAGAAACACCTACCAACCCATTAATGAAGATTGTTGATATACGTGCTATTGTTGCGCTAGCTCAAGAAAAGAACATTCATACAATCGTTGACAATACCTTCTTGACGCCTTATTTTCAACGTCCACTAGAATTAGGAGCCGATGTAGTGATTCACAGTGGTAGTAAATATTTATCAGGTCATAATGATTTAGTCTGTGGATTGGTTGTTGTCCGGGAGGCTGAGTTAGGCGCCCGTATACGTTACGTACAAAATTCAACAGGCGGAGTTCTTGGACCGAGTGATAGTTGGCTATTAATCCGTAGTATAAAAACATTAGCATTGCGTATGGAAAAGCATAATGAAAATTCCCAAATTATTGCCGAATGGCTAAAAAAGCATCCCAAAGTGGTAAAGGTATATTATCCAGGTTTAATGGAGCATCCAGGGAAGGAAATACATGATAGCCAGTCCTCGGGTTATGGAGGCATGCTGTCCTTTGTTGTTGATAATTCCCAATTGGCAGCGCAAGTATTGCGAAAGGTTAAATTAATTCGATTTGCTGAGAGTCTAGGCGGGGTAGAATCCCTTATTACATTACCTGCGGTGCAGACTCATGCGGATGTGCCTATTGATGTTCGTGAGCGACTAGGAATATCAGACTGTTTACTACGTTTATCGGTAGGTATTGAAGATGCTCAAGATATTATCACTGATTTAGAACAGGCACTTTCGGAATAAAGGAGAAGTCAAGATGAAGGAAAAAAGTTCATTTTCTGCAAAAGCACTTGCAGTCATTGATGAGAGTATCCAAAACATAAATTTTGGTGAAATCGTTTTAGTAGTGCAAGATGGACACATTATTCAGATAGAACGTACTGAAAAAATTATTATTTCAAATCAGAAAAAATCCCAAACTGGAAATGAGAAAAAAAGTATAGAGGAAACCAGCGTTCTTCGCAATAAGATATTAGGAGAACTATCTTCTTTAAAATATGGGCAGTTGGTTATAAAAATAAAGGATGGTAAAGCAGTTCAGGTTGAGAAAACAGAAAAGCGTCGTTTCCCTGAAGTGGAAGGCGTTTATGGCGATGGTATTTAAAAAAAGATTGACAAAGTTTGTTATTTGTGTTAATTTGTATTTAATGAAATATTGAGCGAGCTGATCAGAAAACTGAAGGCTAAGGAGTTCCTGTTAGGGGACTTCCTTAGCCTTTTCTTTTTGGTTTGCGAGTTAATCAAATTTTTGGAGGTAATTTACTATGGCTAAGATTGCAAAACAGTTGACGGATCTCATCGGTAATACACCGCTGTTAGAACTTACTAACTATAACAAGGAAAAGGCAATAGGGGCAAAAGTAATTGCTAAATTAGAATATTTTAATCCATTGAGCAGTGTAAAAGATCGTATTGGTTATGCTATGATCGCGGAGGCTGAAAAACAAGGACTCATTAATAAAGATACTACGATTATTGAACCTACCAGTGGTAATACAGGTATCGCTTTAGCCTTTGTCGCGGCCGCAAAAGGCTACAAATTGGTTTTATGCATGCCTGATACTATGAGTATAGAAAGACGTAATCTATTGAAGGCCTTGGGCGCTGAATTAGTATTAACACCAGGTGTAGAGGGTATGAAAGGGGCTATTGGCAAGGCTGAACAATTGGTTGCCGAAAATAGTAATTCAATTATCTTACAACAGTTTAATAATCCTGCTAATCCCGAAATACACAGGCAAACAACGGCTGAAGAAATCTGGAGAGATACAGACGGACAAGTGGATATCTTCGTTGCTGGTGTAGGTACTGGCGGTACCATTACAGGAGTAGCGGAAGTATTAAAAAAACGAAATCCTAATATTAAGATTGTTGCGGTAGAACCATTTGATTCACCTGTGTTATCCGGTGGAAAACCTGGCCCTCATAAGATTCAGGGAATAGGAGCCGGATTTATACCTTCAGTAATTAACTTAGACGTTGTAGATGAAATTTTTGGCGTGCACAATGAAGATGCATTCACAGCAGCTCGAGAATTAGCTAAATCAGAAGGATTGCTCGTAGGTATTTCAAGCGGTGCTGCTACCTTTGCTGCGATTCAGCTTGCAAACCGACCTGAAAATAAAGGGAAAAATATTGTCGTATTGTTACCTGATTCAGGAGAACGTTATTTGTCCACGGCTCTCTTTCAGCAAGATCTATAAGAAGAGGTCAGACTTTAGGTGCTATTAGTATAAATAAGAGATAGGTAAGAGTGTCACACTGAGCGCTGTGACACTCTTTTATTTTTTAGCAAAAATAAAGATAAGAATGCAACATAGAAGATTTTGTTTTATAATAGAAAAAAGGCTCATTAACATCAGGGGGGATACAATGCCGAAAATTACTAGTCAGGCTAAAAGGCTGCGAATTTATATTGGTGAAACAGATCGGTATAAGGGAAAGCCCCTATACCAAGCGCTGGTGGAAAAAGCAAAAGAATTAGATATGGCAGGGGCTACTGTAGTTCGTGGCTTAATGGGTTATGGTGCGAACAGTCGTATACATACAGCAAAAATTCTAGATCTGTCTAGTGATTTACCTATAGTGGTAGAAATAATAGACAGCGAAGAATATATGGATAAGTTATTGCCATTACTTGATGAAATGGTACAGGAGGGCTTAGTCATTATTGATGAAATTCAAGTGATTA
This window encodes:
- a CDS encoding PLP-dependent aspartate aminotransferase family protein, translating into MKLDSKIVHIGVCTDTKTGALSTPIYQSATFRHPALGESTGFDYTRSQNPTRKVLEEGIATLEGGAVGLAFSSGMAAITAILMIYKSGDHLVVVEDCYGGTYRVIDKIFSNFGLTVSFVDGSSKEEVAQAITPLTKAILVETPTNPLMKIVDIRAIVALAQEKNIHTIVDNTFLTPYFQRPLELGADVVIHSGSKYLSGHNDLVCGLVVVREAELGARIRYVQNSTGGVLGPSDSWLLIRSIKTLALRMEKHNENSQIIAEWLKKHPKVVKVYYPGLMEHPGKEIHDSQSSGYGGMLSFVVDNSQLAAQVLRKVKLIRFAESLGGVESLITLPAVQTHADVPIDVRERLGISDCLLRLSVGIEDAQDIITDLEQALSE
- a CDS encoding DUF190 domain-containing protein is translated as MPKITSQAKRLRIYIGETDRYKGKPLYQALVEKAKELDMAGATVVRGLMGYGANSRIHTAKILDLSSDLPIVVEIIDSEEYMDKLLPLLDEMVQEGLVIIDEIQVIKYGNKPPKH
- a CDS encoding YezD family protein, with protein sequence MKEKSSFSAKALAVIDESIQNINFGEIVLVVQDGHIIQIERTEKIIISNQKKSQTGNEKKSIEETSVLRNKILGELSSLKYGQLVIKIKDGKAVQVEKTEKRRFPEVEGVYGDGI
- the cysK gene encoding cysteine synthase A → MAKIAKQLTDLIGNTPLLELTNYNKEKAIGAKVIAKLEYFNPLSSVKDRIGYAMIAEAEKQGLINKDTTIIEPTSGNTGIALAFVAAAKGYKLVLCMPDTMSIERRNLLKALGAELVLTPGVEGMKGAIGKAEQLVAENSNSIILQQFNNPANPEIHRQTTAEEIWRDTDGQVDIFVAGVGTGGTITGVAEVLKKRNPNIKIVAVEPFDSPVLSGGKPGPHKIQGIGAGFIPSVINLDVVDEIFGVHNEDAFTAARELAKSEGLLVGISSGAATFAAIQLANRPENKGKNIVVLLPDSGERYLSTALFQQDL